In Rhodococcus qingshengii JCM 15477, the sequence GGGCCCAGCGCGAGGGCCGGGAAGAATGTAAGTGCAGCAACAAGAACGACGGTGCCGGTCAACAAACCGGTGAACATCGGTCCGGACGTCGGGAGGGTGCCGGCCGTCGGCGCCACCTTCTTCTGCGAGGCAAGAGCACCGGCCAAAGCGAGAACGAAGATGATCGGCAGGAATCGGCCGAGAAGCATGCAGATTCCGAGAGACGACTGGAACCAGTCGCTGGTGACCGTCAGACCGCCGAAGGCGCTGCCGTTGTTGTTCGAGGCGGAGGCGAAGGCGTAAAGCACCTCACTGAACCCGTGGATCGATCCCGGCGTACCCGGATCTCCCCCATTGCCTTGATAACCGGTGGTCGAACCGAGGATGACGGTGATGGCGGTACCGATCAAGACCAGCGCGGGCATGACCAGAATCGACAGCGCCGCAAGGGTGATCTCGCGTCGACCCAACTTCTTGCCGAGATATTCGGGCGTGCGACCGACCAGCAGTCCGCCGACGAACACTGCGATCAAAGCCAGCACAAGAATCCCGTAGAGGCCGGTTCCGACTCCACCTGGCGCAATTTCGCCGAGCAACATGTTGAGCAGGACCGCGCCGCCGCCGAGGGGGGACATGCTGTCGTGGGCCGAGTTCACCGCGCCCGTCGACGTTCCCGTGGTCGCCACCGCGAACAACGCCGATCCGGGGATTCCGAAGCGAACTTCCTTGCCCTCCATCATCGAACCAGCTGCTGTGGCGGCAACACCGCGTGCGCCGGATTCGGCAGCGAGCGTGACTGCGAGCAGCCCGCTCCACAGGATTCCCATCACTGCCAGCAGGGTGAGGCCTTGCCTACGATCCCCGACGAGAGTTCCGAACGTTCGGGTGAGGCAGACCGGAATCAACAGGATCGCCAGGATCTCGACGACATTGCTCAACGGGGTGGGGTTCTCGAACGGGTGCGCCGAGTTGGCAGCCAAGATCCCGCCACCGTTGGTGCCGAGTTCCTTGATCGCTTCCTGGGACGCGACGGGGGCCAGTGCATTGGTGACCGCATTGCCGTCGAGGCCGGTGGAGGCGAAACCGCTGTGGAACGACTGGATCACTCCCTGGCTCAACAGGATCAGGGCGATCACGAATGAGAACGGGAGGAGGATGCGCAGAGAACCACGCGTCAGATCGACCCAGAAGTTGCCGATCTCGCCGCCCCTGGCCACCCGAATGAAGCCGCGAACCAATGCGATGGCCACCGCCATGCCGACCGCTGCCGAGACGAAGTTCTGCACCGCCAGACCGACGGGCTGAACGAAGTTGCTCATCGTCGTTTCCGGCGTGTACGACTGCCAGTTGGTGTTCGCCACAAACGAAATCGCGGTGTTGAACGCTACGGCGGGACTGACCCCGGACAGACCGTCACTCAGCGGCAGTACTCCCTGAATCCGTTGCAGGAAGTACAGGAACAATGCGCTGGCCAGCGAGAATCCGAGAACGCTTGCGGCGTAGCCGTACCACGTCTGCTCGGCCCTGGAGTCGATCCGACCGACGCGGTAGATCACACTCTCGACCCGAAGATCTCGCGTCGACGAGTAAACACGCGCCATGTAGTCGCCCACCGGAACGTAGGCGATTGCCAGAACGACGAGGACAAAAGCGATCTGCAGGCCGGCTGCAAGAGCGGGCGACATCAGAACCTCTCAGGATCTACGAGTGCAACGAGCAGGTAAATGACCAATGCCGCGGCGACGGCGATCAGAACCACGCTGACCACACCGGCAACCGTCATTTGGGAGCGCTCGCCTGTAGGGCGCGCAGTACCAGCGCGCACACGAGAAAACCGCCGAGAATCAGAGCAACGTAGGCCAGATCGGCCATGAGCTTCCCTCTTCGAAATCTTTTGCCGTGCTGCTGTGCATCGCAGCCATGACGCGCGGTCGCCCTCGACCGGATGCGCTCTCTCAGCTTCGACCTCCGGAAAGGCCGATTCCGCGTCTCTGACGATCCGCTTACGCACTGACCTGGCGTCTTGACGCGATCTTGACGCGAAACCGAAGTTCACTAATACTGAAACAAGTTACTGTTCGTTCG encodes:
- the kdpA gene encoding potassium-transporting ATPase subunit KdpA, whose product is MSPALAAGLQIAFVLVVLAIAYVPVGDYMARVYSSTRDLRVESVIYRVGRIDSRAEQTWYGYAASVLGFSLASALFLYFLQRIQGVLPLSDGLSGVSPAVAFNTAISFVANTNWQSYTPETTMSNFVQPVGLAVQNFVSAAVGMAVAIALVRGFIRVARGGEIGNFWVDLTRGSLRILLPFSFVIALILLSQGVIQSFHSGFASTGLDGNAVTNALAPVASQEAIKELGTNGGGILAANSAHPFENPTPLSNVVEILAILLIPVCLTRTFGTLVGDRRQGLTLLAVMGILWSGLLAVTLAAESGARGVAATAAGSMMEGKEVRFGIPGSALFAVATTGTSTGAVNSAHDSMSPLGGGAVLLNMLLGEIAPGGVGTGLYGILVLALIAVFVGGLLVGRTPEYLGKKLGRREITLAALSILVMPALVLIGTAITVILGSTTGYQGNGGDPGTPGSIHGFSEVLYAFASASNNNGSAFGGLTVTSDWFQSSLGICMLLGRFLPIIFVLALAGALASQKKVAPTAGTLPTSGPMFTGLLTGTVVLVAALTFFPALALGPLAEALQ
- the kdpF gene encoding K(+)-transporting ATPase subunit F, giving the protein MTVAGVVSVVLIAVAAALVIYLLVALVDPERF